TGAAGCGCCttgagtaggtagaaaagcCCTATATAAATACAGACCATTTACTGTTCTGCTGAGAGGGTACACAGTACATTTATGGATCGGGGGTTCATTTCCACAGGGGTCAAAAAAAAGCATTGTTTACTACTACAAATGTGAAAGCACCATTTTTAGCAGTGTAAAGTCATGTGTTGATGCTAAAGAGCAAACAACCCACTGCTGTGCAAATCCATGAACACATACATGTGGACAAATGGTTAAATAAACCTGGCTTCTGGCTCAATTGGTGGcatataaattattatataaAGTCAATATCCATTAATTAATTACATCAACTACACCAGTATTGATTTGTTAACTATTTTACTGGTCATAGTGCAGGACTGGCAGATttaacacagcagcaaatccTCATGACTGAGGGAAATTTAAAGTTCATATTACGCATGAAAACAATAAAGCAGCTTAAGCCTCCAAGCAGCACATGCATGAGGAAAAAGTGAGGGGAAATGAGGGAAACAGATTAGATAATTGTACTCTCTTATTTAATCTCCAAAGCCAGCCCACAGACCCcaaaaggacagagaggacagcgtACCCGACGAGGAGTCGGAGGATTTTAGAGCAAAAGACCAACCATCAGGGGTCATAGACGCACAGTGAGGTAAGCGTAGCTCCACCGGCTTCAGGAACTTGAGTCCATGAGGGCCACACATCACCAGCGGACTTAGCAGCGTTTCTCCTACATGGATACAAAACAAGATTTAAATTCCAGAAAATAAACACTAGAATTAATCAGCACAAAGGATTAGCCATCACACAGTCAAGAGTCTATTGCCAGGCCTTCATAGGGAAAGTAAATTAACTGTTAAGTGACCTCCCAGGTTAATCACATAAATACACTCCCGTGGTGCTAAATGTTAATTAGAAAATCTTCAACATATAACTGGAAGCAAGGATGTAACTGAGAACCAATCTTTAACCACTGCCTTTGTCTCAACCATCACGAACTCCCTTCAGTTTCTACAGCAGTTTCTCGGAAGCACATCTATCTACAAACATCTGGCTTGATGACATGTTAACAGTACAGAGGATCGCTGTACAGCAGTGAAGGGCTGACCTTTCTCCTTGTCGAGTGGGGGCAGGATGCTGTTGTCCCGGCACACCTTGAAGTAGATCTCCTGCTCCACACTCTCGGGGATAGCACCCTGGGGAATAATGATGCTGACGCCGGTTTCAATGGAGCTGAGGACCCCTCCGTTACAGTTGAAGATCCCCCGGGCGGTGGCCACCACTGTGTGCCCTTCTTCTTCATCGTCATCGTCCAGTGCACTGGGGCTGAGGGACGAAGGCACAGAAGTCAGTATCATCAGGCAAATCAGTGTAGGCAGAGAAAATGCACAgctgaggacaggagaggaagcCCCCAGTGGACAAACAAGCCTCTCAAGTCTCTCACTGTCTTCCAGCCTTACAGTAATTACCTCACACCCTGCTGCTGGGTGTGAGTCTCTCACCTTACAGGGATGGCCTTGGGGATGGCGTTGATGTTATTGTGCTGGTATTTGGGCCTGTTGTCCATAGTGCGTGTGAAGGTGTCCAGGCCACTGTCGTGATCAAGAGGCTGCGGTGACAGCTGAGGTTTTCCGCTGTTGCCCACCACACTGGGCTTGTTGAGGAGGTCTGTCTTCACCTGTGTGTCATTGGGCAGCAGGTTGTGGTTGAACTTGGGGCTCTCAAACTTGCGCTCAAAGGGCCGGGCGGCGCTGGTGTAAGGCTTGGGGACGTAGCGGTTATAGCTAGTTGGAGCGGGAGCACCGAGCGCCTTTGGGGGTGCTGTGTCAGTGCCATTGACTGGGGGTTTGTCAGGGAGGCCTCTCGGGGGCAGGTAACTGACTGGTGGAGGTTCGTCCCTGCTGGTCGGCCTGAGAGCTGCCAGATCAGGTTTAGGATTAGGTGAGCTCAGAGGTTCAGGTATGGAGTTAGCTGGTAGGAAAGAGGATGCAAACACTTAAATACAGTCTTAGTTACATTGGTTATGTTGAGTATTACCCTTAATTTATTTACACAACCTCACCCACCACATCCTCACCCATTCATTTACTGTGGTAGATAATACAAATCTGTTTACAAATATTCACCGATAGCAGGATGGTGTCATGCATGCGCAGTCCATGCATGTATAACAACTATTACTGCTAACAGCAATCAAAACATCTAAACTCAAGTCATGTAagttaaaaacatgttaaaagaaAATGGCTGTCATCTGGCTGCTAAAGGGCAGGTGAGTCTGTGACTGAGCTGTGTGACACATTTCTGTGCATATTTAAGTTTTAATGTTTGGGAGCTTACCATCATTGGGGCTGAGTTTCGGCAGCGTAGTGGGTGGGATGGCGGAGGCTGGAGCCCCATACTGTGTGGAGGGACTGATCTGAGGCAGAGGTTCATATCTTTTCTCCACTGGACTCACCTTCTCTACAGATTCAACCCTACAGtgagtaaacacaaacaaagctgctATGACTCAAGAGTTCAGGAATCTTGTACAACAGCCAACAGTGCTGGCAAAGGGGGTGTTGGCATACCTGTTGTATGGGTAGGACAGCTGAGCTGGTTTAGCCAGATCATGGAAGCGATTGATGCCAGGACCAGGTTGGCCCATGGCCTTGCTATCGAAGCTACGCCGATCAAAGTAGGACAACTGCTTCCTGTAGTACTCCTCGTCCTCATCTGGGTCATAGTGGTTGGATCGCATTACATCATCCAGAGGTTTAGTATGAGGCTTTTGTGGCTCAGGAGCCCTGGAGAAAAGGCCAAAGAGAAGTAAACCAGCAGCACAAATTCAGACAGCACAGCCTGGCAGTATGATTGATCTATAGCAATTTATAAAAAGTTAGAAACATTGTTCATTTAAAGATGAGTGACACCAAACACTGGACAGGATGAGGAGCCTAGACTGAAGCTGAAGTTGTCACAGAAGGAGAACTGAATATTGTATGAAGCTGCACTCCACTAGGGGGAGCTCAAACAACAATGAATTAACTCAAAAATGCCTTTGCAAGGATCTGACGAAGTGCCCTTCATTCATCCGCAGCCCGGGATTCAGTAACAAGGACTACATACCTATAGGACTTCTCCTGTTCCAGGTTGCTGAGGGAATTGGCTTTGAGGACTGGGCCAGGCGCACTCACAGGTTTAGGAATATCTGCaggctgaaaaacaaacacagacctctTAATTTGCTTTTTGCATCAGATTTTTCACATGAATGGGCAACTGTACTCAACATCTTACAGGGCAGGATTACAAAGCAATTGTCTCATAAAAAGGTTGTGTAGTGGGTGAATTTGTTAATTGGAAGATAAACTGGCCTCGTAGGAACGTACCCTAAGAGCCGACGACTCGCCTTCCTTGGCCCTGTCCATAGAAACAGACCGTTTGTTCTCAAACATCTTGACTCTGTTGAGCACTGACTGCGGCTTCATGGCTGGGTCCTCGTCCAGGTCTTCTCTGGGTGATGGAGGAAGAGGTTTGGAGCCTGGAGTGACTGCTGGCTCTGCTGGGGAGGGCAGGGTCTCTGACTTAGGAGGGGGAATGGCAGGTTCAGAGTTTATCATAGGCTCATGTATCCCTGGCTTATAACCCCGGTTTGGAGGCCCAGACATGTAAGTGGGCCTCAGACCAGAGTCACCGTAATACTGCTTTGGAGGCTCTGGTGATCGAGGTGAATTAATGGGGAAGCTGTGGGATTCTGCCTCATATGGAGAGCGGGCATCATAGCCTGCTGGTGGCGGGGGAGGGGGTTCATCATAACGAATAGGTCCAGGTTTACTGTGGCGTGGTCTGCCATCATAGCCCACTGGTGGAGCCTCATCATAGCGTGGCTGAGGTGGACTGTAGTCCCTCCCTGGTCCATCTTCATAGGGGGACCTGGGGTTGTAGCCAATGGGTTGCTGGTGGCCCGGCTGATACCCTGCGGGCTGGGAGGACGAGGTCTGCTGGTCGTAGGGGGGCCACTGTTCGTTGTAATGAGGCACACGGTTGTCGTAGTGCAGGTGAGAGTCAGTGTTGTGAGGCTTTGGTTCTGTGTAGCCGCCTCCATCATATCCGTAAGGCGGGTGGTCGTATTCGCGGTATGGCTGTTTGTCCTGGTACGGCAGCTGGTGACTGTAGCTCATCGACTGCTTCAGGCCATGGTTGATTCGCACAGGGTCTTCCATATTGTACAGATCTTTCTTGTACATCTGTAAAGAAACAGCACAAAATGAATGCATCCATCAAATTGTAatttgtttaaaagaaaaaaaaacacattgttaaAGGGCATAAAGTAGCCAGGAAAAAAATTCCAGACATGTTTTAATTCTTTACTAGGAAATTAACTGAAACCTCAAACAACTTAACATATGTAACATTAActaaaaaatattacaaaacatCTGTCAGTTATTAAACAAACATGAAGTCGAATGCAATTACACAAGCAAACCTTTGTTCATTATTCAAAAACAGTTCTGAATGCCTGTTTGACAAGATGCCTTTCAAGAATGATAGTCCATAGGAACCAAggtcattttatatttttttaatattgtacCAAAGAGCAATTTGCACATTTCTGAAAGGCCTCATTTCAAACATATGATGTGTAGCCTGTAGACAGCAAATCTAGTCACAGTACTTTCTATGGAAGAAGGCTGATTTCAGGCCTCTACTCAGGATAAAACTATTCAACAGGAGTTATAATGCAGTGTGCTGATGTAAGTTTGTTGATTCCATAGGGAGAATTGCTTGACGTAAGTTATTACCAAGAGTACTGTCTGCAGGTTAGCTGTCATCATGCAACAAACATTCAGTTTGCATCTTATGCAATGTCAAACTACTGGCACTACAACAGACGACACATCTACCCACTACGATGCCACTTTATGTGCTACTACTGTTCATCTACAGAAGAGTTAAAGCTGAAAAGAACCCAAAACATTAGGAGCCATGCAAAGGAAGTAAGAGGCAACAGTTAGGGCTGGTTGTGGATGTCTTCACCCTGGTAAAACACTCAGATGTACCAGTCCTTCTGGTCTCCCAGCCCACTGTGGTGCATGTGGACTAGTCTGTCACACATTTTCTCTGGGAGCCAGAGGCACACAGTGGGCTCAGTGAGTCACACAGTGTGGGCAAGTCATGCAGAGAGCGAGTGGAAAGCATGTGTGAGAAGACAGGCAGTTAAAACAGCAGGCTGGGGCCCAGGCCCGGTCCGAGTGGCTGGTGAAACAGCGGGTACCTTTGGTTCTGGACCAGGCTGGCCAGACGGGTGGGGTTcatgtggtggtggaggtggtggtgggggctgAATAAGCTCAGGGGCAGGGCTGGGGCTGTTAAGTGAGTCAGACTGAGGAGCTGCGGCTGCAGCAGGCGGCTCCTCTAGGTGCACACCCTCTAGCTGTACAGGCTGCTCAACAGCTGGGGTTGTTACCACCGTCGGAGGCAACGAGGGCAGGGACAGAGCAGCCTCACCTTGCTGTGAAGTATCGTTAAGAGACATTTATAACACAGCCTGCTAAGGGCACACAAAGTAAAGCTTACCCACACCATGATCTTCTTCCTTACACTGAATCAATTGTATTCCGGCTGGAGAATGCATGTGCAAAAATGTGATAACATACCAGTAGCTGCTAAACTATTTATTACTTAGCAAAGGCCATTTCATCTTAACAAACTTTGGCACAGACACTGAATCAAATGAGCTACACCCCTGTTATAAACACATGAACATTTAGACACACATCCATATGTGGTGATGCCAGATAAGAACTTTACCTGCTGTGGAGCAGCCATCTTGAACCCAGCAGGGTCTATACGATTGGCTGGGTCGGGCTGCACAGGGTGCTGGTATCCAGGGTAACCAGGAGTGTCCTGAATTACAGGGGGGTCTTCTCGCACAGGCTCTGAGGAGCGGGTGATTGCAGGTTCCGTGGGCAGACCCACCTCATCGTTCAAAGTCTCATCTAGTTCTTGGTCAGTGTaagctccaccctcggtgtcaGTGTCCTCATAATCAGAAGTGTGCCGGCTGTCTGTGCTATACATGGAGTATTCACTACCTGGCGCCGACAGGTAGGACAGACGGTCATCATGGATATCCAAGTCATCCTCTGTAGTGCCATCCGCCTGCGTAGAGCAGAGAACCAGCCATATAATGGCACATTAAGCCACACCAAATAGGCTCAGAGGAGAGAA
This window of the Parambassis ranga chromosome 6, fParRan2.1, whole genome shotgun sequence genome carries:
- the tjp1b gene encoding tight junction protein ZO-1 isoform X7, whose translation is MEETVIWEQHTVTLHRAPGFGFGIAISGGRDNPHFQSGETSIVISDVLKGGPAEGLLQENDRVVMVNAVSMDNVEHAYAVQQLRKSGKIAKITIRRKRKVHVPMGRLGERETMSEHDEEEDSYDEEIYETRSGRSGAYSGVGGAMGRRGGRSSGRRDRERERSGSRERSLSPRSDRRSHNLPPRPAKVTLVKSRKNEEYGLRLASHIFVKDISPESLAARDGNIQEGDVVLKINGTVTENLSLIDAKKLIERSKGKLKMVVQRDERATLLNIPDLEDSIPSANASDRDDISDIHSMASDHSNRSHDRHRSSRSRSPDRRSEPSDHSRHSPPQISNGSHRSRDDERLSKQASTPAKLAEDIPLPKPKDSAIAREDKQLPPLPEPKPVYAQPGQPDVDLPVSPSDAPVPSAAHDDSILRPSMKLVKFKKGESVGLRLAGGNDVGIFVAGVLEDSPAAKEGLEEGDQILRVNNVDFANIIREEAVLFLLDLPKGEEVTILAQKKKDVYRRIVESDVGDSFYIRTHFEYEKESPYGLSFNKGEVFRVVDTLYNGKLGSWLAIRIGKNHQEVERGIIPNKNRAEQLSSVQYTLPKTAGGDRADFWRFRGLRSSKRNLRKSREDLSSQPVQTKFPAYERVVLREAGFLRPVVIFGPIADVAREKLSREEPDLFELAKSEPRDAGTDQRSSGIIRLHTIKQIIDRDKHAVLDITPNAVDRLNYAQWYPIVVFLNPDNKQGVKNMRTRLCPESRKSARKLYERAIKLRKNNHHLFTTTINLNNMNDGWYGALKETIQQQQNQLVWVSEGKADGTTEDDLDIHDDRLSYLSAPGSEYSMYSTDSRHTSDYEDTDTEGGAYTDQELDETLNDEVGLPTEPAITRSSEPVREDPPVIQDTPGYPGYQHPVQPDPANRIDPAGFKMAAPQQQGEAALSLPSLPPTVVTTPAVEQPVQLEGVHLEEPPAAAAAPQSDSLNSPSPAPELIQPPPPPPPPHEPHPSGQPGPEPKMYKKDLYNMEDPVRINHGLKQSMSYSHQLPYQDKQPYREYDHPPYGYDGGGYTEPKPHNTDSHLHYDNRVPHYNEQWPPYDQQTSSSQPAGYQPGHQQPIGYNPRSPYEDGPGRDYSPPQPRYDEAPPVGYDGRPRHSKPGPIRYDEPPPPPPAGYDARSPYEAESHSFPINSPRSPEPPKQYYGDSGLRPTYMSGPPNRGYKPGIHEPMINSEPAIPPPKSETLPSPAEPAVTPGSKPLPPSPREDLDEDPAMKPQSVLNRVKMFENKRSVSMDRAKEGESSALRPADIPKPVSAPGPVLKANSLSNLEQEKSYRAPEPQKPHTKPLDDVMRSNHYDPDEDEEYYRKQLSYFDRRSFDSKAMGQPGPGINRFHDLAKPAQLSYPYNRVESVEKVSPVEKRYEPLPQISPSTQYGAPASAIPPTTLPKLSPNDANSIPEPLSSPNPKPDLAALRPTSRDEPPPVSYLPPRGLPDKPPVNGTDTAPPKALGAPAPTSYNRYVPKPYTSAARPFERKFESPKFNHNLLPNDTQVKTDLLNKPSVVGNSGKPQLSPQPLDHDSGLDTFTRTMDNRPKYQHNNINAIPKAIPVSPSALDDDDEEEGHTVVATARGIFNCNGGVLSSIETGVSIIIPQGAIPESVEQEIYFKVCRDNSILPPLDKEKGETLLSPLVMCGPHGLKFLKPVELRLPHCDPKTWQNKSLPGDPNYLVGANCVSVLIDHF